From a single Fuerstiella sp. genomic region:
- a CDS encoding biopolymer transporter ExbD — MRLPARFSGRGTLQFNITPLIDVVFLLIIFFLVASHFVRSENSEAVDLPQVSVASTDENPVHRITITILADGSYSLGGIRRTQDDVLQRITGLAVTAHSEDSSPEVRIRADRNGQFGRIRPLIEQCARHNIRSIQFAVSMDAT, encoded by the coding sequence ATGCGATTACCAGCAAGGTTTTCCGGTCGCGGAACGCTGCAGTTCAACATCACGCCGCTCATCGACGTCGTATTTCTGCTGATCATATTTTTTCTGGTTGCCAGCCATTTCGTCCGCAGCGAAAATTCAGAAGCTGTCGATCTGCCGCAAGTGTCCGTGGCGAGCACAGACGAGAATCCGGTACACCGAATCACCATTACGATTCTGGCGGATGGAAGTTACTCTCTCGGCGGCATTCGAAGAACTCAGGACGATGTTCTGCAAAGAATTACGGGACTTGCGGTAACCGCTCATTCGGAGGACAGTTCTCCCGAAGTGCGAATTCGTGCCGATCGAAACGGTCAGTTCGGCAGGATTCGTCCGCTTATTGAACAATGTGCCCGCCACAACATTCGTTCGATTCAGTTCGCAGTTTCGATGGACGCCACATGA
- a CDS encoding glucose-1-phosphate adenylyltransferase, whose amino-acid sequence MRHTIGIILGGGKGTRLRPLTEKRSKPAVPIGGKYRLIDVPISNCLHSQLNQIYVLTQFNSVSLHRHIRQTYSFDVFSDGFVEVLPAQQTLDLQSWYQGTADAVRKQLRFLREPGIRYVLILSGDQLYRMDYNQMLNTHLKADAAVTISTVPVDDDAARGFGIMQLNDTGRVTGFVEKPQTQDALSTVRMSTEWIDRQGIEARGREYLASMGIYLFDRDVLVDLLETTTHDDFGRDIFPLAIRNHHVQTHLFDGYWADIGTIKSFYEANLMLAQPHPPFTLAHRRWPIFTHPRFLPSSRFDGCHIRSSLVSDGCFVGPNAKILNSVVGLRCQIAEQVQMRHTVIMGADYYESGPNSDAPSPGVGAGAEIEGALIDKNVVIGAGARIVASEAPSANGDYGDVFVRDGIAVVRRGAVIPPHWSFAQV is encoded by the coding sequence ATGCGGCACACAATCGGTATTATTCTTGGTGGTGGTAAAGGAACTCGGCTTCGACCGCTTACGGAGAAACGGTCGAAGCCTGCGGTTCCGATTGGAGGCAAGTATCGATTGATTGACGTGCCAATTTCCAACTGCCTGCACAGTCAGCTGAACCAAATCTATGTACTGACTCAGTTCAATTCGGTGAGCCTGCACCGACACATTCGGCAGACCTACAGTTTTGACGTTTTTTCCGACGGGTTTGTTGAAGTCCTTCCTGCCCAGCAGACTCTGGACTTGCAAAGTTGGTATCAGGGGACTGCTGATGCCGTTCGCAAACAGTTACGGTTCCTCAGGGAACCAGGGATTCGCTATGTGCTGATTCTCTCCGGCGATCAGCTGTATCGTATGGATTATAATCAGATGCTGAATACGCATCTGAAGGCAGATGCCGCTGTAACGATATCAACCGTCCCTGTTGACGATGATGCGGCACGAGGATTTGGCATCATGCAGCTCAACGATACCGGACGAGTGACCGGGTTCGTGGAGAAGCCGCAAACTCAGGATGCCCTGTCGACTGTGCGAATGTCCACTGAATGGATTGACCGTCAGGGAATAGAAGCCCGCGGACGTGAATACCTGGCCAGTATGGGAATCTACCTGTTTGATCGGGACGTGCTTGTCGATCTGCTGGAGACAACCACCCACGATGATTTTGGCAGGGATATCTTTCCCCTGGCTATCCGCAATCATCATGTGCAGACCCATTTGTTTGATGGTTATTGGGCCGACATCGGTACAATTAAGTCCTTCTATGAGGCCAATCTGATGCTGGCTCAGCCGCATCCTCCGTTCACACTTGCCCACCGCCGCTGGCCGATTTTCACGCACCCGCGTTTTCTTCCGTCATCGAGGTTCGACGGCTGCCACATCAGAAGCAGTCTTGTCTCCGATGGCTGCTTTGTCGGACCCAATGCCAAAATCCTGAACAGCGTTGTCGGTCTGCGCTGTCAGATCGCTGAGCAGGTCCAGATGCGTCACACCGTCATTATGGGAGCCGACTATTACGAATCCGGCCCCAATTCCGATGCGCCCAGTCCGGGTGTCGGTGCCGGTGCCGAAATCGAAGGTGCCCTGATTGACAAGAACGTGGTGATCGGTGCGGGAGCCAGAATCGTGGCGAGTGAGGCTCCATCGGCCAATGGTGACTACGGTGATGTGTTTGTGCGCGATGGAATTGCTGTCGTTCGTCGAGGTGCAGTGATCCCTCCCCACTGGAGTTTCGCACAGGTCTGA
- a CDS encoding prolyl oligopeptidase family serine peptidase: MKHHILMLAVAAGSLSHGAEPGNAVKTRVMDALPTVDGLARKVMGKVTFLEAGGCPAFLIRSRNENISTPVPWVWYAPTIHGQPRPAHAWMFEKFLARGIAIAGIDVGESMGNPAGRATYTAFHKLLTEKYGFAQRATLIPQSRGGLMLYNWAAEHPDNVACIAGIYTVCDMSSWPGLKRACAAYEMSEQQLAEVLPMHNPIDRLWPLAKAGIPILHIHGDSDTACPVERNSGELARRYRKLGGNIRLIVVPEKGHEEAPEFFQSRQVVDFVIGNTCQAVKKR; encoded by the coding sequence ATGAAACATCACATCCTGATGCTGGCTGTCGCTGCCGGCAGTTTGTCGCATGGTGCCGAACCCGGTAATGCAGTGAAAACGCGAGTGATGGATGCGCTGCCAACCGTTGACGGGCTGGCCAGGAAGGTAATGGGAAAGGTAACCTTTCTGGAGGCCGGCGGGTGCCCTGCATTTCTGATCCGGTCTCGGAACGAAAATATTTCGACACCGGTACCGTGGGTGTGGTATGCCCCGACGATCCACGGACAACCGAGACCCGCTCACGCCTGGATGTTCGAAAAGTTTCTGGCCAGAGGCATCGCCATCGCCGGCATCGACGTCGGCGAATCGATGGGCAATCCTGCGGGCCGTGCCACATATACCGCATTTCACAAGCTCCTGACCGAGAAGTACGGATTTGCACAGCGGGCGACTCTGATTCCTCAGAGTCGCGGTGGACTGATGCTCTACAACTGGGCTGCCGAGCATCCCGACAATGTTGCCTGCATTGCCGGGATCTATACGGTTTGCGACATGAGCAGCTGGCCCGGACTTAAACGGGCCTGCGCGGCTTACGAAATGAGTGAGCAACAGCTGGCTGAGGTCCTTCCGATGCACAATCCCATCGACCGTCTGTGGCCTCTGGCGAAGGCCGGCATCCCCATCCTGCATATCCACGGAGACAGTGACACGGCCTGTCCCGTCGAAAGAAATTCGGGGGAATTGGCACGACGCTACCGCAAACTGGGTGGCAACATCAGGCTCATTGTGGTTCCGGAAAAAGGACACGAAGAGGCTCCGGAGTTCTTCCAGTCCCGGCAGGTGGTCGACTTCGTGATCGGAAACACGTGTCAGGCCGTTAAGAAACGTTAA
- the rpsT gene encoding 30S ribosomal protein S20: MPNSISAKKSLRQNQKRRMLNRQYRSRLRTELKKFRSLMQETPAQADADKALSQVTKVIDQAAAKRLIHRNTASRTKSRLAALKKSVCS, translated from the coding sequence ATGCCAAACTCCATTTCCGCCAAGAAGTCTCTGCGTCAAAATCAAAAACGGCGAATGCTGAATCGTCAGTATCGGTCCCGGTTGCGCACTGAATTGAAGAAATTCCGTTCGTTGATGCAGGAAACTCCTGCTCAAGCCGACGCCGACAAGGCGTTGAGTCAGGTAACAAAAGTCATCGACCAGGCTGCTGCGAAGCGACTGATCCACAGAAATACGGCCTCACGTACCAAGTCCCGACTGGCTGCTCTTAAGAAAAGTGTCTGCAGCTAA
- a CDS encoding biopolymer transporter ExbD, translating to MRIPGQHNRQSSLQGEAMTPMIDVVFLLLVFFVCASVGQLPDLLVPVELGSGTLVPDEAPPSEKFDRVEQQVVRISLLPGGTPGNITMQLNSQSIQAEDLGQRLVQLSKIDPTTRVILDIDDRVPNQPWFTLYEACQALDFQSISFGVHNTAGPQS from the coding sequence ATGAGAATTCCGGGACAGCACAATCGTCAGTCTTCGCTGCAGGGAGAAGCCATGACACCCATGATCGATGTGGTGTTTCTGTTGCTTGTCTTCTTCGTTTGTGCTTCAGTGGGACAATTGCCGGATCTGTTAGTGCCTGTGGAACTTGGATCCGGTACCCTGGTGCCGGATGAGGCTCCGCCGTCGGAAAAATTTGATCGTGTTGAGCAGCAGGTTGTTCGAATCTCTCTTCTCCCCGGGGGGACGCCGGGGAATATCACCATGCAGCTCAATTCTCAGTCCATTCAGGCGGAAGATCTCGGTCAGAGGCTGGTTCAGCTTTCCAAAATCGATCCGACCACACGGGTCATTCTGGATATCGATGACCGGGTGCCGAATCAACCGTGGTTTACCCTGTATGAAGCCTGCCAGGCACTCGACTTCCAGTCGATTTCTTTTGGAGTTCACAATACCGCGGGCCCGCAGTCGTAG